A region from the Coffea eugenioides isolate CCC68of chromosome 9, Ceug_1.0, whole genome shotgun sequence genome encodes:
- the LOC113781959 gene encoding mediator of RNA polymerase II transcription subunit 21-like, translated as MDIITQLQEQVNTIAGLAFNTFGTLQRDAPPVRLSPNYPEPPANPSSAAEDAASLAEQPKLISAALVNVAKQFDLLVVSLPLAEGGEEAQLKRIAELQAENDVVGQELRKQLEAADKELKQVQELLRQAIENCLNLKKPD; from the coding sequence ATGGATATAATAACTCAATTGCAAGAACAGGTGAATACAATTGCAGGTCTTGCCTTCAACACCTTTGGGACGCTTCAAAGGGATGCTCCTCCAGTTAGGTTGTCTCCTAATTATCCGGAACCTCCTGCTAATCCATCTAGTGCTGCAGAGGATGCAGCTAGTCTTGCTGAACAACCAAAGCTCATAAGTGCTGCACTTGTCAATGTTGCCAAGCAGTTTGATCTGTTGGTAGTTTCCCTTCCATTAGCTGAGGGAGGTGAAGAAGCTCAGCTGAAAAGAATTGCAGAACTTCAGGCTGAAAATGATGTTGTAGGCCAAGAACTACGAAAACAACTGGAAGCTGCGGATAAGGAATTAAAGCAGGTGCAGGAGTTGCTCAGGCAAGCAATAGAAAACTGCTTGAACTTAAAGAAACCAGATTGA